CTTCTACTGGGCCCTCTTCTACTGGCTGAACAACGTCACGGTCGCCGGGTTCCTCGTCCTCACCTGCTACCTTGCCCTCTACTTCCCGCTCTTCGGGATCCTGATGAACTACGCCCGCCGCCGGGTCCCCGCCCCCTGGTGGCTGGTCGCGCCGCTCGTCTGGACCGCGCTCGAATACATGCGCACCTACGCGTTCACCGGGCTCCCGTGGGGCGTGCTGGGGGTGACGCAGCACCGGGCGGTGCGCCTGATCCAGTTCGCCTCCGTCACCGGCGTCTACGGGGTGTCGTTCCTGGTCGTGCTCGTCAACGCCGCCCTCTACGACTGCGCCGTCAGGCGCGGGGCGCGGCGTTTCGCGGGACCCGTTGCCGCCCTCCTCGCCGCCTCGCTCGCCCTCGTCCACGGCGGCTGGTGGATGGGAGGCGGCGCGGTGCTCGGCGAAACGGTGCGGGTGGCGATCGTGCAGGGGAACGTGCCGCAGGAGGAGAAGTTCGGGGAGGGGTTCGCGCGCGAGATCATCGAGAGGTTCCACCGCCTCACCCGCGGCGTGAAGGGGGCCGAGCCCGACCTGGTGGTCTGGCCGGAGACCTCGGTGCCCGGCTACTACTGGTACGATCCGCTCCTCCGGCGCACGACCGCGGCGCTCCAGAGCGAGATGCGCACGCCGCTGCTCCTGGGGAGCGTCCACGTCTCCGATCTCGACGACCCGCGCTACACCAACTGCGCCTTCCTCGTGGGCGCGGACGGGGAACCGCTCGGGCGCTACGACAAGATCCATCTCGTCCTCTTC
The sequence above is a segment of the Chlamydiota bacterium genome. Coding sequences within it:
- the lnt gene encoding apolipoprotein N-acyltransferase produces the protein MTMLPYLLSIFSGLLLAASFPDADWNLLAWAGLVPFFIAIEGRGWRETFRIGYLGGVAFYWALFYWLNNVTVAGFLVLTCYLALYFPLFGILMNYARRRVPAPWWLVAPLVWTALEYMRTYAFTGLPWGVLGVTQHRAVRLIQFASVTGVYGVSFLVVLVNAALYDCAVRRGARRFAGPVAALLAASLALVHGGWWMGGGAVLGETVRVAIVQGNVPQEEKFGEGFAREIIERFHRLTRGVKGAEPDLVVWPETSVPGYYWYDPLLRRTTAALQSEMRTPLLLGSVHVSDLDDPRYTNCAFLVGADGEPLGRYDKIHLVLFGEIIPCKRIFPFLKRLVPYEEDFTPGEEFTVFPLAEGDFSALICFEDILPDLARNFVKRGARFLVNITNDAWFGRTSQPYQQAAHAVFRCVENCVGMVRATNTGLSCFIDPFGRVYRVLRDPSGEELFVEGTAVEEVPLTETSTFYTRRGNVFAAVCAALSAALLLLGPARRGRGGNGFPRDDTARVL